The proteins below come from a single Branchiostoma floridae strain S238N-H82 chromosome 5, Bfl_VNyyK, whole genome shotgun sequence genomic window:
- the LOC118415972 gene encoding histone-lysine N-methyltransferase SUV39H2-like, with product MADIGNLKIPPDLPPEKMAAAAPDSFPACRIPCLLSREQLQKLCDKEELTFNDYAGPTWTELAVDMRKLGMKMDVIFPDMPNIDCITVLDTPSPSSVSSVSLTATSSSSVGNNNAKLPKTAMLKKRRVLDEEFEVEEILDHRRRGGQDYYFIKWQGWPPSYNTWEPKEHLQCSKLIREYHLNLKRKKLSRKHKKRKDQHQISVFMPLVAKPLFPPLTEDTLAKFKQKQSLLLWQEDLNRKCTDPGRIVVENHVDLEGPPTNFIYINDYKAGEGVVIPEDPLVGCSCTDCFETMEACCPTQTGAKFAYTKTGRIRVRPGKPIYECNKRCACGPKCSNRVIQKGRLHNMAIFRTANGCGWGVKTLQKIKMNTFVMTYVGEVITNEEAEERGKVYDENGRTYLFDLDYNDEDAPYTVDAAVHGNISHFVNHSCNPNMTVYNVFIDCLDPRLPHIALFSNKDIAAGEELTFDYLMYKGDSSDDDTPSSPMTPFVNRSPSKDQSSAGKKEKERVPCRCGAENCRKYLY from the exons ATGGCCGACATTGGAAATTTGAAAATTCCGCCCGACCTGCCGCCAGAAAAGATGGCGGCCGCGGCGCCCGATTCATTCCCTGCGTGCCGGATCCCGTGTCTTCTCAGCCGCGAACAGCTCCAGAAACTCTGCGACAAGGAAGAGCTGACATTCAACGACTACGCGGGGCCCACCTGGACCGAGCTGGCTGTGGATATGAGGAAACTGGGGATGAAAATGGACGTTATTTTCCCTGACATGCCGAACATAGACTGTATCACGGTGCTGGACACCCCCAGCCCCTCCTCCGTGTCGTCTGTCAGTCTCACGGCGACTTCTTCCAGTTCTGTCGGGAACAACAACGCCAAGCTGCCCAAGACGGCCATGCTCAAGAAACGGCGCGTCTTGGACGAGGAGTTCGAAGTGGAAGAGATTCTTGATCATAGGCGTCGAGGG GGCCAGGACTATTACTTCATCAAGTGGCAAGGCTGGCCTCCTTCCTACAACACCTGGGAGCCCAAGGAACACCTGCAGTGCTCCAAACTCATACGGGAGTATCACCTCAACCTCAAGAGGAAGAAACTCTCCAGAAAACACAAGAAGCGCAAGGACCAGCACCAGATCAGCGTCTTCATGCCGCTGGTCGCAAAACCGCTCTTCCCCCCGCTTACCGAGGACACGCTCGCCAAGTTCAAACAGAAACAGAGCCTCCTACTCTGGCAGGAGGATCTCAACCGGAAGTGTACGGATCCGGGTAGGATCGTGGTGGAAAACCACGTGGACCTCGAAGGCCCGCCGACGAACTTCATCtacatcaatgactacaaggcAGGGGAGGGGGTGGTTATACCGGAAGACCCCCTAGTCGGATGTTCGTGCACGGACTGTTTCGAGACGATGGAGGCCTGCTGCCCAACCCAAACCGGTGCCAAGTTCGCGTACACAAAGACGGGGAGGATACGGGTGCGCCCGGGAAAGCCGATCTACGAGTGCAACAAGCGGTGCGCGTGCGGGCCGAAGTGCTCCAacag GGTGATACAGAAGGGTCGTCTGCACAACATGGCCATCTTCAGGACGGCAAACGGCTGCGGCTGGGGCGTCAAGACACTGCAGAAAATCAAGATGAATACCTTTGTCATGACTTACGTAGGAGAG GTGATCACAAATGAGGAAGCAGAGGAGCGTGGGAAGGTGTATGATGAGAACGGGCGCACCTACCTGTTTGATCTGGACTACAACGATGAGGACGCCCCCTACACTGTAGACGCTGCTGTCCACGGCAACATCTCACACTTTGTCAACCATTCT TGTAACCCTAACATGACAGTGTACAACGTGTTCATCGACTGTCTGGACCCCAGGCTGCCTCACATCGCCCTGTTCTCCAACAAGGACATTGCAGCAGGGGAGGAGCTCACCTTTGACTACCTCATGTATAAAG GTGACTCCAGCGATGATGACACCCCCAGCTCCCCCATGACTCCCTTTGTAAACCGTAGTCCCAGCAAGGACCAGTCTAGTGCAGGGAAGAAGGAGAAGGAGAGAGTCCCATGTAGATGTGGGGCAGAAAACTGTCGCAAATATCTGTATTAG
- the LOC118416461 gene encoding liver carboxylesterase 1-like, with translation MVWIHGGGLTTGSSLIYPGEALAAHSNVVLVTINYRLGALGFLPTRDEDAPGNFGLLDQVKALEWVQANIRLFGGDPSRVTIFGQSAGGWSVSLLVMSPMATGLFQRAISESGVAVVPTLRRGDVSTAEALARAVGCSTGGYGTMMDCLRGKPAEDLQTAEGINMQTPVIDGRFLTDTPWNILKKRQQNSVDYLLGNNNDEYGWILSLFRPYVNREGMNRTVFQDVLPGDLSWIQRTFPTGDVSTIVQPVTDQYLDAAGPDDPMAIRDQYLRFLTDMWFAAPTALMAQSQSAKPVRVFQYEFQHRSSAFSFKPPYVKVDHSDEVFYVLGLLFVRDSNSTSWRYSFSDSERQLCLDIMAYWTNFATNG, from the exons ATGGTCTGGATCCATGGCGGAGGCCTGACCACCGGCAGTTCCCTTATCTATCCCGGCGAGGCGCTGGCGGCGCACAGCAACGTGGTCCTGGTCACCATCAACTACAGGCTGGGCGCGCTGGGCTTCCTGCCGACCAGGGACGAGGACGCGCCGGGGAACTTCGGGCTTCTCGACCAG GTGAAAGCGCTAGAGTGGGTGCAGGCCAACATCCGCCTCTTTGGAGGGGACCCCTCCCGGGTCACCATCTTCGGCCAGTCGGCGGGAGGCTGGAGCGTCTCCCTGCTCGTCATGTCTCCCATGGCAACGGGCCTGTTCCAGCGCGCCATCTCCGAGAGCGGCGTGGCGGTCGTGCCCACTCTGCGGCGGGGGGACGTCTCCACTGCCGAGGCGCTGGCTCGGGCTGTCGGCTGCAGCACTGGGGGATACGGGACCATGATGGACTGTCTTCGAGG AAAACCAGCGGAAGACCTCCAGACTGCAGAGGGCATCAACATGCAGACCCCGGTTATAGACGGACGGTTCCTGACGGACACGCCCTGG AACATCCTTAAGAAGCGTCAGCAGAACAGCGTGGACTACCTGCTGGGGAACAACAACGACGAGTACGGCTGGATCCTGTCCCTGTTCCGCCCGTACGTGAACAGGGAGGGGATGAACAGGACCGTGTTTCAGGACGTCCTGCCGGGGGACCTCTCCTGGATACAGCGGACATTCCCG ACCGGTGACGTCAGCACGATTGTCCAGCCGGTGACTGACCAGTACCTGGACGCGGCCGGACCAGATGACCCTATGGCCATCCGTGACCAGTACCTCCGGTTCCTGACCGACATGTGGTTCGCGGCGCCCACGGCTCTGATGGCGCAGTCCCAATCAG CGAAGCCCGTCCGAGTGTTCCAGTACGAGTTCCAGCACCGTTCCTCTGCCTTCTCCTTCAAGCCGCCCTACGTGAAGGTGGACCACAGCGACGAG GTGTTCTACGTGCTGGGTCTGCTGTTCGTGCGGGACAGCAACAGCACGTCCTGGAGGTACAGCTTCTCGGACAGCGAGAGACAGCTCTGCTTGGACATCATGGCGTACTGGACAAACTTCGCAACGAACGGGTGA
- the LOC118416695 gene encoding neuroligin-1-like, whose product MAKLRTRSFYTLLNVIAASAFCIQHTGCVQVSTQYGDVRGYELQTDTAVGDPVHDRLYVFKGIPYAAPPVGDLRFRPPADPSPWSGVRDATEFGHQCPQRNNTATYPPVYRDFIDPLMTHQSEDCLSLNVFTHNVSISAGLPVRQGF is encoded by the exons ATGGCGAAGTTGCGAACACGCAGTTTTTACACCCTTCTTAATGTCATAGCAGCTTCGGCATTCTGCATCCAACACACAG GTTGTGTCCAGGTCTCCACCCAGTATGGTGACGTCAGAGGGTACGAGCTCCAGACTGACACTGCGGTAGGAGACCCTGTGCACGATCGGCTGTACGTCTTCAAGGGCATTCCTTACGCAGCTCCGCCTGTAGGGGACCTCAG GTTCCGGCCGCCGGCAGACCCGAGCCCCTGGAGCGGAGTCCGCGATGCGACCGAGTTCGGGCACCAGTGTCCGCAGCGGAACAACACCGCGACCTACCCGCCGGTCTACAGGGACTTCATCGATCCGCTCATGACGCACCAGAGCGAGGACTGTCTCAGTCTGAACGTGTTCACGCACAATGTCAGCATCAGCGCTGGGCTACCGGTACGGCAGGGATTCTGA